The Bradyrhizobium guangxiense genomic sequence GGCGAGAGCGTGCCGTCAAACTTGGCGCTGGGCCTGCTGCTGGTCATGGCCGGCGTCGCGGCGATGACGGTGCCGGCGGAGCGGCTGAAGTGGCGCTAGCGCGACCCGTAACTACTTGGCGTCGTCCGCCAGCATCTTCCGGTACTTCTCGACATCGCGCGTCACGAGCTGCTGCAGCAGCTCCGGCGCGTGCTCGTTGGCATCGGGCGCGACGGTCGACAGGTCGGCGAAGCGCTTCTTCACCGCCTCGGTCTCGACGGCGGTGCGCGCGGCGGCGTTCAGCTTCGCGATCACAGCCGGCGGTGTGCCCTTGGGCGCGAACAGGCCGTTCCAGCCCTGCGCCTCGAACTCGGGCAGCCCCGCTTCCGCCGAGGTCGGCAGATCCGGCAGCGTGGCGAGCCGAACGGTCGAGCCGACCACGAGGCCCTTCACCAACTTCTCGTTGATCGACTGCGAGACCGAGGCGGCCGCATCGCAGACGCCGTCGATCTGGCTGCCGACCGCGTCGGTGAGCGCGGGTGCCGCGCCGCGATAGCCGACCAGCGTCGCGTCGATCCCGGCGGCGGTGACGCTCTTGCAGATCAGATAGTTCGAGGAGCCGACGCCGGCATGGCCGAGATTGATCTTGCCCGGATTGGCCTTGGCATAGGCGATGAACTCCTTGAGGTCCTTCGCCGGAAAGTCCTTGCGCAGCGCGATGATGCCGAACGTCTTCGCCACCATGGCGATCGGCACGAACGAGTCCGGCGTGAACGGCAGCTTCGGATAGATCGTGTAGGTCGCGGCATTGGTGCCGGCATTGCCGATCGCGATGGTGTAGCCGTCGGGCTCGGCGCGGGAGGCGCGCGCCAGCGCGGTCGAGCCGCCGGCGCCGGCAACGTTCTCGATCACGATGGTCTGGCCGAGCGCGATGCCCATCTGCTCGGCCACCGCGCGCGCGATCACGTCCGAGGTGCCGCCGGCCGCGAACGGCACGATCATGGTGATCGGACGCTTGGGGAAATCCTGCGCGAATGCGCCAGTTACGAGCGAAAATGACGCGAGCGACAGCGCTGCGATTGTGGCGAGAGACCGCCTCAGCCCGAACGAGATCACGCGGCGTTTTCCAGGTGCTGGGCGAGGCCGGCGAACAGGCCGCGGCCGTCGGTGCAGCCCATGATGTCTTCGACGTGATTCTCCGGATGCGGCATCATGCCGAGCACGTTGCCCTTGTCGTTGACGATGCCGGCGATCGAATGTGCCGCGCCGTTGATGTTGTTGAAATCGTCGACTTCGCCGGCGGCGGAGCAATAGCGATAGAGCCCCCGCCCCTCGCCTTCGAGCCGCTTGATGGTCTCGTCATCCGCCTCGTAATTGCCCTCGCCATGGGCGACGGGCACGCGGATCACCTGGCCGGCATTGTAGCCGCGAGTGAATGGCGTGTCGGATCGCTCGACGCGCAGGTGCACGTCGCGGCAGATGAATTTCAGCCGCGCATTGCGCATCAACACACCCGGCAGGAGGCCGGACTCGCATAGGATCTGGAAACCGTTGCAGACGCCGAGCACGAGGCCGCCCTTGGCCGCGTAGTCGCGCACAGCATCCATCACCGGTGCACGTGCCGCGATGGCGCCGCAGCGCAAATAGTCGCCGTAGGAGAAGCCGCCCGGCACCACCACGAGATCGGTCCCCGCAGGCAGCGAGGTCTCGGCGTGCCACACCATCGCGGGCTCGCTGCCGGAGATCAGCCTCAGCGCCCGCGCCATGTCGCGCTCGCGGTTGATTCCGGGAAAGACGAGGATGGCGGCTTTCATGGCAGAGGTTCCGATGGTGGCGGGAATCGGGCTGGCCAAAGGGCCAATTCGCCAGGAGACATAGCCATTTGACGGGAATTTTACCAGTGCTAGCCTTGCCGAGCGGCCTTGTACACAGGCCATAGCCACGGACTTTGCCGATCTTGCCCGGGATTGAAGCCATGAACGTCCCGTCGCTCCCCACATCCTCCTCCGAGCCGGTGTCCGCCGAGGGCGTCGTCGCGGCCGGCGCCTATGTCGACGGCCGGCGCGTCGCCAATATCGCCATCAGCGAGGCCTCGAGCTGGCGAGCCAAGCCCGGCCACGTGGTCTGGATCGGCCTGCACGAGCCGGACATGGCACTGCTCGGCGCGGTGCAGAAGCAATTCGACCTGCACGACCTCGCGATCGAGGACGCCAACCACGCCCATCAGCGGCCCAAGATCGAGCAATATGGCGAAGCTCTCTTCATCGTCGCGCGCACCGCGCAATTGATCGAGGGCCGGATCGCCTTCGGCGAGACGCACATTTTCGTCGGCGAAGGTTATCTCGTCTCCGTGCGCCACGGCGCCTCGACCTCCTACACACCGGTGCGAGAGCGCTGCGAAAGCTGTCCGCGGGCGCTCGCGCGCGGCGAGGACTACATCCTCTATGCGATCCTCGACTTCATCGTCGACAATTACTCGCCCGTGCTCGAAAGCATCCAAGACGAGGTCGAGGGTATCGAGGACGACGTGCTCTCCAAGCCGATCAGCAGGGCGCAGATCGAGCGGCTCTACATGCTGCGCCGCGACCTGTTGCGGCTCCGGACCGCGATCGGCCCGTTGGTGGAGGTCTGTCGCCGGCTGGAGCATGACGAGCTGTCGATGGTGCGGCAGGCGATGCAGCCGCTGTTCCGCGACGTCACCGACCACGTCCGCAACATTCAGGAGCGCATCGATTCCATGCGCGAGGTGCTGGCCTTCGCCTTCGAGGCGAGCTTGCTGGTCGGCCAGGCGCAGGAGACGGCGGTGTCGAAGAAGCTCGCCTCCTGGCTTGCAATCATCGCCATTCCGACCGCGCTTGCCGGCATCTACGGCATGAACTTCAAGCACATGCCGGAGCTGGAATGGGAGTACGGCTACTACATGCTACTCGGCGTGATGCTGACGGCGTGCGGTGCGCTGTACTGGCGTTTCCGCAGCGCCGGATGGCTGTGAGCGCGGGGCAGTCAACAACATCGTCTTGACCACAAGACCCTCATGGCGAGAGGCGCGTAAGCGCCGTCTCGAACCATGCAGGCCCGGCTTCGACACCTCGGCCCTCATCCTTCGACACGCGCGCGAAGTGTGCGCTCCTCAGCATGAGGAGCGACAGCTCAGACGATCTCCACCCGATAATTCTCGATCACGGTGTTCGCCAGCAGCTTGTCGGCAGCTTCCTTCAGCGCGGCTTCCGCCTTGGCCTTGTCGGCTCCGGCGAGCTCGATGTCGAACACCTTGCCCTGGCGGACGCTGGCGACGCCGTCGACGCCGAGCGACTTCAGCGCGCCTTCGATGGCCTTGCCCTGCGGATCGAGGATGCCCGTCTTCAGGGTAACGGTGACACGTGCCTTCACGTCAAAATCCTCTTCAGCTCTTCACCAGCACCGGGCCGGTGCCCTGGGGACGCTCGTTCTCCATGAGGATGCCGAGACGCTTTGCAACTTCCGTATAGGCTTCCAGCAGACCACCGAGGTCCCTGCGGAAGCGATCCTTGTCGAGCTTCTCGTTCGATTTGATGTCCCACAGGCGGCAGCTGTCCGGCGAGATCTCGTCGGCGACGATGATGCGCATCATCTCGTTCTCGAACAGGCGCCCGCACTCCATCTTGAAATCGACGAGGCGGATGCCGATGCCGAGGAAGAGGCCGGTGAGGAAATCGTTGACGCGGATGGCGAGCGCCATGATGTCGTCGATCTCCTGCGGCGTCGCCCAGCCGAAGGCGGTGATGTGCTCTTCCGACACCATGGGGTCATTGAGCTGGTCGTTCTTGTAGTAGAATTCGATGATCGAACGGGGCAGCTGGGTGCCCTCCTCGATGCCGAGGCGCTGCGACAGCGAGCCAGCGGCGACGTTCCGCACCACCACCTCGAGCGGCACGATCTCGACCTCGCGAATCAACTGCTCGCGCATGTTGAGGCGGCGGATGAAATGGGTCGGCACCCCGATGTCGTTGAGGTGCTGAAACAGGTACTCCGAGATCCGGTTGTTGAGGACACCCTTGCCCTCGATCACCTGATGCTTTTTCGCATTGAACGCGGTGGCGTCGTCCTTGAAGTGCTGGATCAGGGTACCGGGCTCCGGGCCTTCGTAGAGAACCTTTGCCTTGCCTTCATAAATGCGACGCCGACGGCTCATGGGGATGTACCGTGTTTTGTTGAAATCCATGAATTTGGTGTGCTCCGGTTGATTAGGATTACGACCCACAGCGGAGCTGCCGTGAACGGCTGGGAACCCCATCTAGAACCCGAGGAAACAGAACGGGAACCAAGCCTTTAGGCAACCTATCCGATTGGCTGTCCCAGCACAATCGATCCGGCCGTCCGGCATCAACTTATACCCTCTTGCCTGCGGCTTAACGGCCCGTTGTTTTGCCGATTCGTGCTATTTATGTAGGCATGCAGCCGGGTCGCCGCAACGGAAGGCTCCCGCGCGATTGAGCAGGAGATTTGGAACAAGGCATGAGCGAGATCAGCAAGCGCGAGGAAGGCTTTGAGAAGAAGTTCGCCCTCGACGAGGAGCAGAAATTCAAGGCGGAGGCCCGCCGCAACCGGCTGCTCGGGCTATGGGCGGCCGAGAAGCTCGGCATCACCGGCGATGCCGCCACTGCCTACGCCAAGGAAGTGGTTGCGGCCGATTTCGAGGAGGCCGGCGATGCCGACGTCCTGCGCAAGCTGACGGCCGATTTCGCCGCCAAGAACGTCGCCGTCACCGAGCAGGCGATCCGCGCCAAGATGAGCGAGCTGCTCGCCGTCGCAGCCGCCGAGGTGAAGGCCGGGAAATAACTGAGTCAGGCGAGGCGCCGGCGCGCAATACCCTTGCGCGCCGGCGATCGCTTTCTGGTGTCCCGCGGGGCCAAGACATCCGGCGCCGCATAGTCGCGGCGGATGGTCTCGAGCAGGCGCTGGGCCGCGGCGCTGAGAAAGCCGCCGCGACGCGTGACGAGGACGATGTCCTGGTCGGCGGCAAGATCGCCCACCGCGATCGTCGCGAGCAAGCCCGCTTGCAGCTCCTCGGCCATGTGGCTTCGCGCCAGCAGCGCAAGGCCAAAGCCCGCCTCCACCAGCCGCTTTTGTGCGGTGAGGCTATCCACCGCCGTCCACGCCACTTCGCCGAGCCCCTGCGTGAGAAACAGCGCGAACACGTGAGCCGCGGCGACCTCACGACGCCCGCGCATCGCCGGAAATGCGATCCAGCGCTCGCCGCGAAGCTCCGCGAGGCGCTTCACGCGCTTTCCGGCCCAAGGATGGTCGGGCGCACACACCACCTGCAAAGGCTCGCTCAGCACCAGCTCGCAGGCGAGGTCGCCGGAGCGGTCCGTGTTGTAGCGCAGGCCGATCGTCGCTTCGCCGCGCTGGATGAGATCGCTCACCTCCGCGCTGGTCGCCGTCCGCAGAGCCAGCGTGACGGCCGGATTTTCCTTTGCGAACCGCTTCATGATGGTCGACAGGCGGCCGTCCGCCAGCGTGCCGGTCACCGCCAGCGAAACCGGTCCGGCATTCTGCCTGGTCAACGCGCGTATCGCCTGCTCGGCGTCCTGCGCCGCAGCAACCGCGCGCTCGGCATAGGGGATCAGCACACGCCCGGCGTCGCTAAGCCGGGTGCGGCCTGCCACCCGCTCGAACAGCGCCACGCCAAGCTCCTGCTCCAGCAGCGCGATGCGGCGCGAGATCGCCGGCTGCGAGCGGTGCAGGAATTTCGCGGCATTCGAAATGCCGCCCTTGCGATGAACGGTCAGAAAGGTGTTGAGGGCGTCGCTATCCATCCCGACCTCATGCAAGAAACTGATGAGCCTGGAAAGAATAACAAATTTGGCGAATGGGGAAAACGCGCCTAAGGCTGCCGGACCGACAACACGGAGCCCAGCCATGACGAGCCAACTGAACAAGGCGACCGCCTTCCGCTCCCTGCACGAGCGACGTGGTGCCTTCATCATTCCCAATCCATGGGATGCCGGCACGGCCAAGCTGCTTGCGGCGATGGGCTTCGAGGCCCTGGCCACCACGAGCCTCGGGGTCGCCAACATGCTCGGCAGCAGCGGCGTCAGCCTCGACGTGATCCTCGCCAACGCGCGCGCAATCGTCGAAGCCACCGACCTGCCCGTCAGCGTCGACCTCGAGAACTGCGGCGCAGACGAGCCGAAGCGTGCCGCTCAGGCCATTCAGCGCGCGGCCGAAGCCGGCGCCGTCGGCGGCTCGATCGAGGATTTCAGCGGTGACCGCGATCGCCCCATCTACGACTTTTCGCACGCCGTCGAACGTGTCCAGGCCGCCGTCGAAGTCACGCGCGCGCTGCCATTTCCGTTCACGCTGACCGCGCGGGCGGAGAACTTCCTGCACGGCCGCAAGGACATCGACGATACCATTCGCCGCCTGCAGGCCTTCGAGGCCGCGGGCGCCGATGTCCTCTACGCGCCGGGGCTGTACGATCTCGCCACGATCCGGACCGTCGTCTCCTCGCTCGGCAAGCCGGTCAACCACGTCATGGGTTTTGCCGACCCGACACTGACGGTCGGGCAATTGTCCGCCGCCGGCGTCAAGCGCATCAGCGTCGGCGGGGCCATGTCGCGCTACGCGCTCGCCGCTTTCCTGAACTGCGCGCGCGAGATGAAGGACAAGGGATCCTTCACCTACATTCGCGAGATGGCAGACGTCGGCGCGCTGCGCCGCGCCTTCGCCGCGGTCACTCCTCCTTGAAGCCGTATTCCGGCACGTTGCCGCTGGCGCCGTAATATTTGTACGGCAGGAACTTGCCGCTCATGGTGATCTTGACGCGGTCGCCCTTCGGATTGGCGACGCGCTCGATCCCCATGTCGAAGTCGATCGCCGACATGATGCCGTCGCCGAACTCCTCCTCGATCAGCGCCTTCCAGGCCGGACCGTTCACCATCACCATCTCGTAGAAGCGGTAGATCAGCGGATCGGTCGGCGGCATTGGCGTGCCGGTGCCGCGCATCGGCACCTCGTTGAGCATCGCGACTTCCGCCTTCGACAGGCCGAACAGCTCGCCGGCATTGGCCGCCTGCGGCTTCGTCAATTTCATCTGACCCAGGATGGCGCCGACGATCAGCACCTCGGAATAGCCGCCGATCTTGTCGCAGATGTGCTTCCAGCTCCAGCCCTTCTCGCGCTTGATGTCGAGCAGCTTCTCGGTGAGGTCTTCGCGTTTCATGTTGGCGTCTCCTTTTTAGGCGCTCAATCCGGGATTTGTCCCCGGCATTCGGGTCTGTCGCGGCTCTTCGCCGGTCGATGCGATCGAGAGGCCGGGCTTGCCGATATGGATCACCGGCACATTGCGCGGATTGTGATCCGGCTTTTCGGTGGTGAAGGTCTTGCTGCGCGTCACCAGGAAATCGATGATGTGGTTGCGCAGCGCATAATAGAGCGGATGGCGGTGCAGATCGGTGCGACCGCGATCCCGCGGCAGCGGATTCTCGACAACCTCGGCCAGCACCGCGCCCGGCCCGTTGGTCATCAGGAAGATCTTGTCGGCGAGATAGATCGCCTCGTCGACATCGTGGGTGATCATGAAGGCGGTCTGCCCGGTCTCCAGGCAGATGCGCCGCACCTCGTCCTGCAGCGTGCCGCGCGTGAGCGCGTCCAGCGCCGAGAACGGCTCGTCCATCAGCATCATCTTCGGCGTGATTGACAGCGCGCGCGCGATGCCGACACGCTGCTTCATGCCGCCCGACAGTTCCGACGGACGCTTGTGCTCGGAGCCGGTGAGACCGACGAGATCGATGAATTTCTGCGCGTGCGCTTTCACCCTGGCGCGGTCCCAGCTTCGCCATTTCGAGCTCACGGCATAGCCGACGTTGCCGAGCACGGTACGCCAGGGCAACAGCGCATGGCTCTGGAAGATCACGGCGCGGTCGAGGCTGGTGCCCGAGATCGCCTGCCCGTCGACGATGACGGCGCCTTCGCTCGGCGCATCGAGGCCGGCGAGGATGTTGAGCACGGTGGTCTTGCCGCAGCCGGAATGGCCGATCACGCAACAGAACTCGCCGCGCGCCATCGAGAGCCAGAGGTTCTCGAAGATCGTCGTCGTAACTCCGCCCGCGCCCGGATAGCGTTTGGCGATACCCTCGATGGAGATGAACTTGTCGGCCACAGCTCCTACTCCGGAAAAGTGACCATGCGCGTGAAGCGCGCCAGGATCTGGTCGAGCAGCATGCCGACGACACCGATCAAGAGGATCGCGATGATGACGTTGGTGATCGACAAATTATTCCACTCGTTCCAGACGAAATAGCCGATGCCGGTGCCGCCGACGAGCATCTCGGCCGCGACGATCACGAGCCAGGCGATGCCGATCGAGATGCGCATGCCGGTCAGGATCGTCGGCGCCGCCGCGGGCAGGATCACGGTGAAGGCACGCCTGACCGTGCCGACCTCCAGCGTTCGCGCGACGTTGATCCACTCCTTGCGCACGCTCGCCACCCCGAACACGGTGTTGAGCAGCATCGGCCAGATCGAGCAGATGAAGATGACGAAGATCGCCGAGACCGAGGAATCCTTGATGGTGTAGAGCGCGAGCGGCATCCAGGCCAGCGGCGAGATCGGCTTCAAGACCTGGATGAACGGATCGAGCGCCTTGCTCAGCAGCGGCGACATGCCGATCAGGAAGCCGAGCGGGATGGCGACCAGCACGGCGAGCAGATAGCCGGTACCGACGCGCGCGATCGAATAAGCGAGCTGGATGCCGAGCCCCTTGTCGTTCGGCCCGTTGTCGTAGAACGGCCGCCTCAGATGCTCCCAGAGCTTGGCGCCGACGTCGAGCGGCCCGGGCATCGCCGACTTGCCCTGCGTCGCGGTAAGGCCCATCAGCTTGGCGTATTCCGGGCTCATCGTCGTGGTGGTGCCGGCCGAGCGCGTCGCAAGATGCCAGATGCCGAGGAACGCGGCGAGCAGCGCGATCGAGACGAGCCCGGCACGGAGACGGAGGGAGGATGTCATATCCTCACGCCCCCTTCTTGATCTTGAAGCTCGCCAGATAATCCTCCGGCTTGGCCGGATCGAAATTCTTCCCCATCACCGCGAACGATTTGTAAGCCGTCGCCGGCGGCGACAGGCCCATCTCGGTCATCAGCTTCTTGGTGTCGGTGGCGAGATACACCTGCTCGGCCACCGCCTTGTAGTCGACGTCGCCCTTGATCTGGCCCCAGCGCTTCATCTGCGTCAGCATCCACACCGCAAAGGACTGCCAGGGGAACGGATCGAAATCGACGCGCTTGGCGTCCGTCTTCACCCCGCCGAGACCATCGGCATAGGTGCCGGTCAGCACCTGCTCCAGCACGGTGACCGGCGCGTTGATGTAGTTGGCCGGTGCGATCGCTTCCGCGATCTGCTTGCGGTTTTCGGCCTTGGAGGCATAGGCGGTGGCATCGACGATGGCGCGCGTCAGCGCCGCAAAGCTGTTCGGCGCGGTGGTGATGAACTCGCGACTGGCGGCAAAGCTGCAGCAGGGATGGCCGTCCCAGATCTCCTTGGAGAGCAGATGCATGAAGCCGACGCCGTCATAGATAGCGCGCTGGCAGATGTTGTCGGGCGCGAGGAAGCCGTCGATATTGTCGGCGCGCAAATTCGCGACCATCTCCGGCGGCGGCACCGAGCGCAGCTGCACGTCGGTATCGGGATCGAGACCGTGCTCGGCGAGATAATAGCGCAGCAGGTAATTGTGCATGGAATAGTCGAACGGAATCGCGAATTTCAGGCCCTTCCAGTCCTTCGGATCGCGCTTGTCCTTGTGCTTGGTCGCCAGCACGATGCCCTGCCCGTTGATGTTCTCGATCGCGGGCACCGCGAAGGGAATGGCGTTGGCGCCAAGGCCAAGCGAGATCGCGATCGGCATCGGCGCCAGCATGTGCGCGGCGTCGTATTCCTTGTTGATGGTCTTGTCGCGGATCACGGCCCAGCCGGCGGTCTTCACCACCTCGACGTTGAGCCCGTGCTTTGAATAGAAGCCCATCGGCGCCGCCATGATGATCGGCGTCGCGCAGGTGATCGGGATGAAGCCGACCTTGAGATCCTTTTTCTCGGGCGCACCGGCTTGCGCGAACACCTCGGTCGCAGTCTTGAGCGGGAAGCACTGAGACAGCGCGGCGAGCGCGGTCGAGGCCCCGACCGACTTCAGGAACGCGCGCCGCGCCATGTCCTGCGGAAACATCGCGCGCATGACGGCGGACGCGACGACGCCCTCGTAACGCTTCTCCTCGCTCTCGGCCGGCTGGCAGCGCAGCGCCAAGGCCGCCTGCTCGTGCTCTGCCGCGGAACGATGCTGGCCGCAGGCACAGCCGGCTCGAAGGTTGCGATCGGGATCAAACGGATTGTCGAACGTGGACATCGGCCCTCCTGCGCGTCATTGCAAGGAGCAATTACGCAAGGAGCATGCCACGGTCCTGAGATCAGCCAGCGCCTTGATGACGCGCCACTTTTCCCGGCGCTTGGCCACTACGAAAATTCGTGATAAACGATATTTCGTAGTTCAATTACGAGATTTCGCAATGGCAACGACGCCAATGCCTGGCCACGACGATGCGGCCCATGCCCTCGATCCACGCATCGCGGCGTTCGAATCCTCGGTCGAGGCCACGCTGCTGGTCGACCCCTTCAGCGACCAGATCGTCGATGCCAATCCCGCCGCCTGCGCCCTGCTCGGCTACGACCGCACCCTGCTGCGGCAGACCCGGGCCTCTACCCTCCACGCCGGCGAGCTTCCCGCCCTCACCGTCTTCACGCAGGCCGTGCTGCACAAGGGCGCCTACTGGACCACTTCGCTCAACCCCCGCCATGCCACGGGGCAAGATCTTCGGCTCGAATATGCCGGCTGCCTGTTGCCGCATGACGGCCGCTCGCTGCTGTTGCTCACCCTGACCGACCTCGAAGCGCGCCGCCGGCGCAATGTCGATGCCGCCGCCGAGGATCACATGCGCGGCGGCATTTCGACCTGGCAGCGCGTCGAGCGCGTGTTCCAGGACATCGAGCGCGAGAATCAGTTGATCCTGCGCGCCGCCGGCGAAGGCATCTATGGCGTGAACGCGGAAGGCAGGACCACGTTTGTCAATCCCGCGGCGGAGCGGATGCTGGGCTGGACCGCGGAAGAGCTGGTCGGCAAGGAGATCCACCCGATCGTGCACCACACCCATCACGACGGCCGGCACTATCACAATCACGATTGCCCGATCTATGCGGCGTTCCGCGACGGCGCCGTGCACCAGGTCGACGGCGAGGTGTTCTGGCGCAAGGACGGCTCGCCCGCCTGGGTCGAATACACCTCGACCCCGATCCGCGATCGCGGTGTCGTGGTCGGCGCCGTCGTGGTGTTTCGCGACGTCAGCCAGCGCCGCGAGGCCGACGAGAAGCTGCACGCCGCCCTTACCGAGGTCGACCGCCTGCGCGAGCGGCTGGAGCTGGAGAACGCCTATCTCCAGGAGGAAATCCGCATCGAGACCAATCCCCGCGGCATCATCGGTGGATGCGAAGCGATCCAGAAGACGCTTCGCCAGGTCAAGCTGGTGGCGCCGACCACGGCGGCGGTGATGATCACCGGCGAGTCCGGCACCGGCAAGGAGCTGATCGCCCGCGCCATCCACGAGGCTTCCACCCGCAGTGACCGGCCGCTGATCCGCGTCAACTGCGCCGCGATCCCGCGCGAATTGTTCGAGAGCGAGTTCTTCGGCCATGTCCGCGGCGCCTTCACCGGCGCGACGCGCGACCGCATCGGCCGCTTCGAGCTCGCCGACGGCGGCACGCTGTTCCTCGACGAGGTCGGCGAGATTCCGCTCGAACTGCAGGGCAAGCTGCTGCGCGTGTTGCAGGAGGGACATTTCGAGCGCGTCGGCGAGGCCCGCACCCGCGCGGTCGACGTCCGCGTCATCGCCGCGACCAATCGCGACCTGAAGCAGGAGGTGCAGCGCGGACGTTTCCGCGAAGACCTCTATTTCCGCCTCAACGTCTTCCCGATCGAAACGGTGCCCTTGCGCGAACGGCGCGAGGACATCCCGCTGCTCGCCCAGCATTTCCTGATGCGCGAAAGCAAGGCGCTGAAATCGAACCTGCGCCTGTCGGAAGGCGATGCGCGGCGGCTGACCGGCTACGACTGGCCCGGCAATGTCCGCGAATTGCAGAACGTGATCGAGCGCGCCGCGATCCTGTCGCAGAACGGCCGCCTGCGCATCGATCTGCCGGGGACATCAGGCGTGCAGGCGGCGGCCGGCACCGCCCGTCAGAAGGCCGATGCGCGCCCCGCCGTCATGACGTCGTCGGAAATGCGTGACCACGAGCGCGCCAACATTGTCGCCGCGCTCGAGGCCTGCGCCGGAAAAATCTTCGGCCCCGG encodes the following:
- a CDS encoding sigma 54-interacting transcriptional regulator; translation: MATTPMPGHDDAAHALDPRIAAFESSVEATLLVDPFSDQIVDANPAACALLGYDRTLLRQTRASTLHAGELPALTVFTQAVLHKGAYWTTSLNPRHATGQDLRLEYAGCLLPHDGRSLLLLTLTDLEARRRRNVDAAAEDHMRGGISTWQRVERVFQDIERENQLILRAAGEGIYGVNAEGRTTFVNPAAERMLGWTAEELVGKEIHPIVHHTHHDGRHYHNHDCPIYAAFRDGAVHQVDGEVFWRKDGSPAWVEYTSTPIRDRGVVVGAVVVFRDVSQRREADEKLHAALTEVDRLRERLELENAYLQEEIRIETNPRGIIGGCEAIQKTLRQVKLVAPTTAAVMITGESGTGKELIARAIHEASTRSDRPLIRVNCAAIPRELFESEFFGHVRGAFTGATRDRIGRFELADGGTLFLDEVGEIPLELQGKLLRVLQEGHFERVGEARTRAVDVRVIAATNRDLKQEVQRGRFREDLYFRLNVFPIETVPLRERREDIPLLAQHFLMRESKALKSNLRLSEGDARRLTGYDWPGNVRELQNVIERAAILSQNGRLRIDLPGTSGVQAAAGTARQKADARPAVMTSSEMRDHERANIVAALEACAGKIFGPGGAAEMLDIKPTTLASRIKALGIAPRPRAM
- a CDS encoding CmpA/NrtA family ABC transporter substrate-binding protein, with protein sequence MSTFDNPFDPDRNLRAGCACGQHRSAAEHEQAALALRCQPAESEEKRYEGVVASAVMRAMFPQDMARRAFLKSVGASTALAALSQCFPLKTATEVFAQAGAPEKKDLKVGFIPITCATPIIMAAPMGFYSKHGLNVEVVKTAGWAVIRDKTINKEYDAAHMLAPMPIAISLGLGANAIPFAVPAIENINGQGIVLATKHKDKRDPKDWKGLKFAIPFDYSMHNYLLRYYLAEHGLDPDTDVQLRSVPPPEMVANLRADNIDGFLAPDNICQRAIYDGVGFMHLLSKEIWDGHPCCSFAASREFITTAPNSFAALTRAIVDATAYASKAENRKQIAEAIAPANYINAPVTVLEQVLTGTYADGLGGVKTDAKRVDFDPFPWQSFAVWMLTQMKRWGQIKGDVDYKAVAEQVYLATDTKKLMTEMGLSPPATAYKSFAVMGKNFDPAKPEDYLASFKIKKGA